Proteins from a genomic interval of Nitrospina gracilis Nb-211:
- a CDS encoding dihydrolipoyl dehydrogenase family protein: protein MDYDVIVIGGGSAGYAAASAAERAGARVAIFDPGPLGGLCILRGCMPTKTILRSSDVMALMHRAGEFGLATDNPRANLAAILDRKTKLIDDFTRYRVEQLKSPRFTLIEERARFVSSTAVEAGGKRYSAHAFIIATGSVIAEIPVPGLKEAGFLTSDDVLELREQPDSMIVLGAGFVGVELAQFFQRIGTQVTLVQRSGHILSAQDEDMARPVEARFREEGMAVHTGTRDLKVSVQNGKRCAHFMHEGQETTVSASTILNALGRTPNVAGLNLDAAGVKLGDWGIAVDSTMRTSKRNIFAVGDVNGLHEVVHIAIQQGEIAAHNALNPDGTQQRFEERLKTSVVFTDPAVASIGYSEKECRANDWPYLAASYPFDDHGKSLCLGETHGLVKLLCHPENGALIGGHITGPEAGELIHHLTAVMYYHGTVHDMLKMPYYHPTLSEILTYPAEELADKIG, encoded by the coding sequence ATGGATTATGACGTCATCGTGATCGGCGGCGGCTCCGCGGGTTACGCCGCGGCGAGCGCCGCCGAACGCGCCGGAGCCAGGGTCGCCATCTTCGATCCGGGCCCCTTGGGCGGATTGTGTATCCTGCGCGGGTGCATGCCGACCAAAACCATCCTGCGTTCGTCGGACGTGATGGCGCTGATGCACCGGGCCGGGGAGTTTGGCCTCGCCACCGACAACCCGCGCGCCAACCTCGCCGCCATCCTGGACCGCAAAACGAAACTGATCGACGACTTCACCCGCTACCGCGTCGAGCAGTTGAAAAGCCCCCGGTTCACGTTGATCGAGGAACGCGCGCGGTTCGTTTCCTCCACTGCCGTTGAGGCCGGCGGCAAACGCTACAGCGCCCACGCCTTCATCATCGCCACCGGTTCCGTCATTGCCGAAATCCCCGTGCCGGGTCTCAAAGAAGCCGGGTTCCTGACCAGCGACGACGTGCTGGAGTTGCGCGAACAACCGGATTCAATGATCGTGCTGGGGGCGGGATTCGTCGGCGTGGAACTGGCGCAGTTTTTCCAACGCATCGGCACACAGGTGACCCTGGTGCAACGGAGCGGCCACATCCTGTCGGCGCAGGACGAGGACATGGCGCGCCCGGTGGAAGCCCGCTTCCGCGAAGAGGGCATGGCCGTGCACACCGGCACGCGCGACCTGAAAGTCAGCGTGCAGAACGGCAAACGCTGTGCCCACTTTATGCACGAGGGGCAAGAAACCACCGTATCCGCATCCACCATCTTAAACGCGCTCGGCCGAACGCCGAACGTGGCTGGGCTGAATCTGGATGCGGCGGGGGTGAAGCTGGGCGATTGGGGCATCGCCGTGGACAGCACCATGCGCACCAGCAAACGCAACATCTTCGCCGTGGGCGACGTCAACGGCCTGCACGAGGTGGTGCACATCGCCATTCAGCAGGGCGAGATCGCCGCGCACAACGCGCTGAACCCCGACGGCACGCAACAGCGGTTTGAGGAACGGCTGAAGACCAGCGTGGTGTTCACCGACCCCGCGGTAGCCAGCATCGGGTACTCCGAGAAGGAGTGCCGGGCGAACGACTGGCCGTACCTCGCCGCGTCGTACCCGTTCGACGATCACGGCAAGTCGCTGTGCCTGGGCGAGACGCACGGTCTGGTGAAACTGCTGTGCCATCCGGAAAACGGCGCGCTCATCGGCGGGCACATCACCGGCCCGGAGGCGGGCGAGTTGATCCACCACCTCACTGCCGTCATGTACTACCACGGCACCGTGCACGATATGCTGAAGATGCCGTACTACCACCCCACCCTGTCTGAAATTCTCACCTACCCTGCCGAGGAGTTGGCCGATAAAATCGGTTGA
- a CDS encoding tetratricopeptide repeat protein → MTTESETPRSAEQWFQIGLERGRAGDNDGAIEAYDKCTDQDPNHFKAWFNKGIRYGKIPKNVKAMECFQKAVELKPDDVMAHYSLGLILNLLGMIDESVKHYEAALKINPNFARAHSNLATVHYSVKRGREAIHHLRIAKDLFKEQGDALMTETAEDLLRECYHEFKMSPEDFE, encoded by the coding sequence ATGACGACGGAAAGTGAAACTCCGCGATCTGCGGAGCAATGGTTTCAAATAGGCCTCGAGCGCGGCCGCGCTGGAGACAACGACGGCGCTATCGAGGCGTACGATAAATGCACTGATCAGGACCCGAACCACTTCAAAGCCTGGTTCAACAAAGGCATCCGCTACGGCAAGATTCCAAAAAACGTGAAGGCGATGGAATGCTTTCAGAAAGCCGTGGAGCTGAAGCCGGATGACGTGATGGCGCATTACAGCCTGGGCCTCATCCTCAACCTGCTCGGCATGATCGACGAGTCGGTCAAACATTATGAAGCGGCGCTCAAGATCAATCCCAACTTCGCCCGCGCCCACAGCAACCTGGCCACGGTGCATTATTCGGTCAAACGCGGACGCGAGGCCATCCACCACCTGCGCATCGCCAAGGATCTGTTCAAGGAACAGGGCGATGCGTTGATGACGGAAACGGCGGAGGACCTTCTGCGCGAGTGCTACCACGAGTTCAAAATGTCGCCGGAAGACTTCGAGTGA